One Janthinobacterium sp. TB1-E2 genomic region harbors:
- a CDS encoding ATP-binding protein has protein sequence MGNCVRVAILGAESSGKSTLAAALAERYGTVWVPEYLREFVEAQGRVPVAADQFGIARTQVEREAEAAAQARNFLFCDTTPLMTVVYSRHYFDGADAPLAALADATQYDLTLVTAPDSPWVADGLQRESEAVRQLIYRYLLDELDARGIVYHVLHDSLEARLEQAAPLLQQALAAAPAISLN, from the coding sequence ATGGGCAACTGCGTGCGCGTGGCCATCCTCGGCGCGGAATCGTCGGGCAAGTCGACCTTGGCGGCCGCCCTGGCCGAGCGCTACGGCACCGTCTGGGTGCCCGAGTATTTACGTGAATTTGTCGAGGCGCAGGGCAGGGTGCCCGTCGCGGCCGACCAGTTTGGCATTGCGCGCACACAAGTCGAGCGCGAGGCGGAAGCCGCCGCGCAAGCGCGCAACTTCCTGTTTTGCGACACGACGCCGTTGATGACGGTCGTCTACAGCCGCCATTATTTCGATGGCGCCGATGCGCCGCTGGCGGCGCTGGCCGATGCCACGCAGTACGATTTGACCCTGGTGACGGCGCCCGACAGCCCGTGGGTGGCCGACGGCTTGCAGCGTGAGTCCGAAGCCGTGCGCCAACTGATCTACCGCTACCTGCTCGACGAGCTCGACGCGCGCGGCATCGTCTACCACGTGCTGCACGACAGCCTGGAAGCGCGCCTGGAACAGGCGGCGCCTTTGCTGCAGCAGGCGCTAGCTGCAGCGCCTGCCATTTCCCTCAATTAA
- the pnuC gene encoding nicotinamide riboside transporter PnuC yields MNDTLLLLGFATTPLELISFVLALTTVALNIRQNHWAWLFAIISSAAYGFVFFESRLYGDMALQLLFISVSFWGWYQWLHPASGGKTLPVTRLNGRSWLACGAGWLVGFLLIAWLLTTTDTDVPHADGFLTAGSLVGQFLLSRKKLENWIAWIIVDVLYVWLYLHKGLTLTAVLYAFFVVMAIIGLLAWRKSAPAAPDAMVLK; encoded by the coding sequence ATGAACGATACGCTTCTCCTGCTGGGTTTTGCCACCACGCCGCTTGAACTGATTTCCTTTGTCCTGGCACTGACAACCGTTGCGCTGAACATCCGCCAGAATCACTGGGCGTGGCTGTTCGCCATCATTTCCTCGGCCGCCTACGGTTTCGTGTTTTTCGAGTCGCGTCTGTACGGCGACATGGCCTTGCAACTGCTGTTCATCAGCGTCTCGTTCTGGGGCTGGTACCAGTGGCTGCATCCGGCCAGCGGTGGCAAGACCCTGCCCGTCACGCGCCTGAATGGCCGCAGCTGGCTGGCCTGCGGCGCGGGCTGGCTGGTCGGCTTCCTGTTGATCGCCTGGCTGCTGACGACGACGGATACGGACGTGCCCCACGCCGATGGTTTCCTCACGGCAGGCAGCCTGGTGGGCCAATTCCTGCTGTCGCGCAAGAAGCTGGAAAACTGGATCGCCTGGATCATCGTCGACGTGCTGTACGTGTGGCTGTACCTGCACAAGGGCCTGACGCTGACGGCCGTGCTGTACGCGTTCTTCGTCGTGATGGCCATCATCGGCTTGCTGGCGTGGAGAAAGTCGGCGCCGGCCGCTCCCGATGCGATGGTCCTCAAGTGA
- a CDS encoding DUF2867 domain-containing protein, whose translation MQEISNVVRAVAMPPGASIAPLYQGSNLADAYAVGLPSAGVRQMDMQALARVVLCSQPRWAQWLLALRDIIVTPFGIKTAKQLAAKPDGRIGIFRIYAVSDDEIIVGEDDSHLDFRLSVLRNRDAGLHGSITFSTVVHCHNWIGRSYILLIRPFHKLVVRRTLARAVKGGFA comes from the coding sequence ATGCAAGAGATTAGCAACGTGGTACGCGCCGTGGCCATGCCGCCCGGCGCCAGCATCGCCCCCTTGTACCAGGGCAGCAACCTGGCCGACGCGTATGCCGTCGGCCTGCCCAGCGCTGGCGTGCGGCAGATGGATATGCAGGCCCTGGCGCGCGTGGTGCTGTGCAGCCAGCCGCGCTGGGCGCAGTGGCTGCTGGCGCTGCGCGACATTATTGTCACGCCCTTCGGCATCAAGACGGCGAAACAGCTGGCGGCCAAGCCTGATGGACGCATCGGCATCTTTCGCATCTACGCTGTCAGCGATGATGAAATCATCGTGGGCGAGGACGACAGCCACCTGGACTTCCGTTTGTCCGTGCTGCGCAACCGGGACGCGGGGCTGCATGGCAGCATCACCTTTTCCACCGTCGTGCATTGCCATAACTGGATAGGGCGCAGCTACATCCTGCTGATCCGGCCATTTCACAAGCTGGTTGTGCGGCGTACGCTGGCGCGCGCCGTCAAGGGAGGCTTTGCCTGA
- a CDS encoding TetR/AcrR family transcriptional regulator gives MNTSSNYHHGNLRDTLVAATIAQLAQQHDATLSLRELARTVGVSIAAVYRHFPSKEALLADVAAAGFASLIAKWEAELPPQGSLPSEQRFQLLGQQYIEFALAAPAHYRLMFEHQDVRQFPALLEAAQACFQYVLQTAGAAVREAGLDPRWDKAAASAGWSLGHGYVMLLLSGRLAMADGGDDLSPAMVPRFFQLPVEALRQARQQAGEQP, from the coding sequence ATGAACACAAGCAGCAATTATCACCATGGCAACCTGCGCGACACCCTGGTCGCCGCCACCATCGCGCAACTGGCGCAGCAGCACGACGCCACGCTCTCGCTGCGAGAACTGGCGCGCACGGTGGGCGTGTCGATCGCCGCCGTGTACCGCCACTTCCCCAGCAAGGAAGCCTTGCTGGCCGACGTGGCGGCCGCCGGTTTCGCCAGCCTGATCGCCAAATGGGAAGCGGAACTGCCGCCGCAGGGCAGCCTGCCCTCCGAACAGCGGTTTCAGCTGCTGGGCCAGCAATACATCGAATTCGCCCTGGCCGCACCGGCCCACTACCGGCTGATGTTCGAGCACCAGGACGTGCGCCAGTTCCCCGCCCTGCTGGAAGCGGCGCAAGCGTGCTTCCAGTACGTGCTGCAGACGGCCGGCGCGGCAGTGCGCGAAGCGGGTCTCGATCCGCGCTGGGACAAGGCCGCCGCCAGCGCCGGCTGGTCGCTGGGCCACGGCTACGTGATGCTGCTGCTCAGTGGCCGGCTGGCCATGGCGGACGGTGGCGACGATTTGTCACCGGCCATGGTGCCGCGGTTTTTCCAGTTGCCCGTGGAGGCCTTGCGGCAGGCGCGCCAGCAAGCGGGAGAGCAGCCATGA
- a CDS encoding class I SAM-dependent methyltransferase, translated as MDSSTVPGAEGYADHAERLIARYESVAFLDKYRPVAHLLPTRSGAVLDIGAGTGGDAAWLASLGHTVIALEPVAAFRAAGMQAHALANLEWINDSLPALSTIGARHTRYDLIVVAAVWMHLAAEERMEAMGNISALLKPGAVLVISLRHGPPPEGRRIFDVSAGETADLAMRHGLKVILSTQAPSIQPQNRQAGVSWSWLVFEK; from the coding sequence ATGGACTCATCCACTGTCCCGGGCGCCGAGGGCTATGCAGACCATGCAGAGCGGCTCATCGCCCGATATGAAAGCGTTGCCTTCCTGGATAAATACCGCCCCGTTGCCCATCTCTTGCCGACGCGATCAGGCGCCGTGCTCGACATCGGCGCCGGAACCGGCGGCGACGCGGCGTGGCTGGCAAGCCTGGGACACACGGTGATCGCGCTTGAGCCCGTTGCCGCCTTCCGCGCAGCGGGCATGCAGGCGCATGCCCTGGCCAACCTTGAATGGATCAACGATAGCCTGCCCGCCCTGTCCACGATAGGCGCGCGCCACACCAGGTATGACCTGATTGTCGTCGCTGCCGTCTGGATGCATCTGGCGGCGGAAGAAAGGATGGAGGCGATGGGCAATATCAGCGCATTGCTCAAGCCCGGCGCAGTACTCGTCATTTCCCTGAGGCATGGTCCGCCCCCGGAAGGCCGCCGCATCTTTGACGTATCCGCTGGTGAAACGGCAGACCTGGCGATGCGGCATGGACTCAAGGTCATACTGAGCACGCAGGCGCCATCCATCCAGCCGCAGAATCGCCAGGCAGGGGTGAGCTGGTCCTGGCTGGTCTTTGAGAAATGA
- a CDS encoding tetratricopeptide repeat protein has translation MKQYQNIFIRLPCSVLVVLLYIPLFACKMPNDKEEVLPRNQSLPLFNPHVPDFICEIESNKVPPIDAQAEDWFLEARALEDPEIFVEDRDYKKIIDLTRQAAQRLHWKAMLNLASLYVEGRDPLNGEEEAVQLVEKAMRLGIPAAYDRMGTYYANSTGVTGDTTRAYAFWQKAAVMGNPQAMAFLGEKLRAGTDGAIPGYWANIPVAIKMMACALSQGYGPAAFNLHYLYAIPRAANGDEIGDRTPATKQRALNVLHEGVKFGCAECASALAIEFGSPFDLADMLAPYVDKARGERYAVLNRELGFNPNARFPNLDKVLPLPPADLPPWNGDRDTLLHEAKGVRPPPVIPKPSAASLLQKPYFLAAGYALRPTGLHSDAPTAPFSAYWQPVAGQGLTEPAWLFGEGEEFRHFSVLDAAGKSRYGPVTWEQCLTIRHNHGAMEPRAARGLLREVARPEPWLSCACDQVCPVSGVWQPWVAADHPLQAIVNQYWRQAWLTQGAPFPRPHRDWLLDLSDDDVTWHLMDASLADLG, from the coding sequence ATGAAACAGTATCAAAATATATTCATTCGTCTGCCATGTTCCGTATTGGTAGTTCTCCTGTATATCCCTTTATTCGCCTGCAAAATGCCAAACGACAAAGAAGAAGTCTTGCCACGCAACCAAAGCCTGCCCCTCTTCAATCCGCATGTCCCTGATTTCATTTGTGAAATCGAATCGAACAAGGTGCCGCCCATCGATGCGCAAGCCGAGGACTGGTTTCTCGAAGCACGCGCCTTGGAAGATCCTGAAATTTTTGTGGAAGACCGCGATTATAAAAAAATCATCGATCTGACGCGTCAGGCGGCGCAGCGTTTGCACTGGAAGGCGATGCTCAATCTGGCCAGCCTGTATGTGGAAGGACGCGATCCTTTAAATGGTGAGGAAGAAGCGGTGCAACTGGTGGAAAAGGCGATGCGGCTGGGCATACCGGCGGCCTACGACCGGATGGGAACGTATTATGCGAACAGTACGGGTGTGACAGGCGATACCACCCGGGCTTATGCCTTCTGGCAAAAGGCGGCTGTCATGGGAAATCCTCAGGCGATGGCATTTTTAGGAGAAAAATTAAGAGCGGGAACAGACGGTGCTATTCCTGGATATTGGGCCAATATTCCTGTAGCGATAAAAATGATGGCGTGTGCGCTTTCTCAAGGATATGGGCCTGCTGCGTTTAACCTGCACTATTTGTATGCAATACCAAGAGCTGCAAATGGCGATGAGATTGGCGATCGAACTCCTGCAACCAAACAGCGTGCTCTAAATGTATTGCATGAGGGAGTCAAGTTTGGCTGCGCAGAATGTGCGAGCGCATTGGCAATTGAATTCGGTTCTCCTTTTGATCTTGCCGATATGCTGGCGCCATACGTGGACAAAGCTCGCGGCGAACGTTATGCCGTACTTAATCGTGAACTGGGATTCAATCCCAATGCGCGCTTTCCTAATCTGGACAAGGTATTGCCACTGCCCCCCGCCGACCTGCCACCCTGGAATGGCGACAGGGATACCTTGCTGCATGAAGCCAAGGGTGTGCGCCCACCGCCAGTCATCCCGAAGCCAAGCGCCGCCTCGCTGTTGCAAAAACCATATTTCCTGGCCGCCGGCTATGCCCTGCGTCCCACCGGCTTACACAGCGACGCGCCGACCGCGCCATTTTCCGCATATTGGCAACCTGTCGCTGGGCAGGGTTTGACGGAACCGGCCTGGCTGTTCGGTGAAGGCGAAGAGTTCCGCCATTTCAGCGTGCTCGATGCCGCTGGAAAGAGCCGTTACGGCCCCGTGACATGGGAGCAGTGCCTGACGATACGGCACAACCATGGGGCAATGGAGCCGCGCGCGGCGCGCGGCTTGCTGCGCGAGGTTGCGCGGCCCGAGCCATGGTTAAGCTGCGCTTGCGACCAGGTCTGTCCGGTCAGCGGTGTCTGGCAACCGTGGGTGGCGGCCGACCATCCGCTGCAGGCCATCGTCAACCAGTACTGGCGCCAGGCTTGGCTGACCCAGGGCGCGCCGTTCCCGCGACCGCACCGCGACTGGCTGCTCGATTTGTCAGACGACGATGTGACGTGGCATTTGATGGATGCGTCCCTTGCAGATCTCGGCTAA
- a CDS encoding phospholipase D-like domain-containing protein, translating to MQESSGRIETTHIDEVGRTATSSLQWLLENRNLKGKASHPITHNNKLTLFICGQEAFADIAAEIAKAKHSVDLCCWGFDPGMELVRGNGATWPRGDTFGDLLIAAARRHVRVRLLIWHDRIGSPMVHNMPGHSHGTSPWKTDGRRADDISAKASLAMLQDAVARKAMFSGGFRGDRVRLEDIPMLAREEYCYNWYVAAFKGMLSGITIRLRHGDSGAISKSISTEINQPRGLTMGEIEKPGMQYLGTHHQKPVLIDFDHEEGAKAVGYVMGLNSVTDYWDTTAHLLDDTRREQGGVNERRECLQGMAADGGFATLKPYQDYACRIDGGKALIALYNNFVKAWDRAIDDRTRSASTDCVSQELPCGSPPARLLREAGPDDATVQIVLTQPEEQDKTIKETYFRAVTQASLAAGYLYVENQYFQYEDWAAHLLAERKKVVAAWKAGSVKAGKTMRDMPVMHVFIVIPVPERAQMVPRTHDTLAALGQHDGMTGQNTMIDDYNKRPKTRRVRAGFGISTEAEVKLPDVVRHSNGINKPGVMTLESEFGLKVSVAMLNVSAFDNDRWRYREIYIHSKLMLVDDVFMTLGSANLNQRSMAVDSEINIATVDHRVARDLRKRVWRMLSGGLVDGGGGTKGEIVDAFEKWGNLMKANRTKKLAKQGGEKLKKMIGFLLPLEDSRSSTIRLG from the coding sequence ATGCAGGAATCGAGCGGCCGCATCGAAACCACCCATATCGACGAAGTCGGACGGACTGCGACGAGTTCGCTCCAGTGGCTGCTGGAAAACCGCAACCTGAAAGGCAAGGCCAGCCACCCGATTACGCATAACAACAAGCTGACGTTGTTCATTTGCGGACAGGAAGCGTTCGCCGACATCGCCGCGGAGATCGCCAAGGCTAAACATTCGGTCGACCTGTGCTGCTGGGGCTTCGACCCGGGTATGGAACTGGTGCGCGGCAACGGTGCCACCTGGCCGCGTGGCGACACGTTTGGCGACTTGCTGATCGCCGCCGCACGGCGTCACGTCAGGGTACGCCTGCTGATCTGGCATGATCGGATCGGTTCGCCGATGGTGCACAATATGCCGGGCCATTCGCACGGCACCTCACCATGGAAAACCGATGGACGGCGCGCCGACGACATCAGCGCCAAAGCCAGCCTGGCGATGTTGCAGGACGCGGTCGCCAGGAAAGCGATGTTCAGCGGCGGTTTCAGGGGCGATAGGGTCCGGCTCGAGGATATTCCGATGCTGGCGCGTGAAGAATATTGCTACAACTGGTATGTGGCGGCGTTTAAGGGCATGCTGAGTGGTATCACGATTCGTTTGCGCCACGGCGACAGCGGCGCAATCAGCAAGAGTATCTCGACCGAAATAAACCAGCCGCGCGGCTTGACGATGGGGGAAATCGAAAAGCCCGGCATGCAATACCTGGGCACGCACCACCAGAAGCCTGTCCTGATCGATTTCGACCACGAAGAGGGGGCCAAGGCCGTTGGTTACGTGATGGGCCTGAACTCGGTGACCGATTATTGGGACACGACGGCCCATCTGCTCGACGATACGCGCCGCGAACAGGGCGGCGTCAACGAGCGGCGCGAGTGCTTGCAGGGAATGGCCGCGGACGGCGGGTTCGCCACCTTGAAGCCCTATCAGGATTACGCCTGCCGCATCGACGGCGGCAAGGCATTGATCGCGCTGTACAACAATTTCGTGAAGGCATGGGACCGCGCTATCGACGACCGCACGCGTTCGGCTTCCACCGACTGTGTTAGCCAGGAGTTGCCATGTGGCAGCCCACCGGCGCGGCTGTTGCGCGAGGCCGGGCCGGACGACGCCACCGTGCAGATCGTCCTGACGCAGCCCGAGGAGCAGGACAAAACCATCAAGGAAACCTACTTTCGCGCCGTGACCCAGGCCAGCCTGGCGGCCGGCTACCTGTATGTGGAAAACCAGTATTTCCAGTATGAAGATTGGGCCGCGCACTTGCTTGCCGAGCGCAAGAAGGTGGTTGCCGCCTGGAAGGCCGGCAGCGTGAAAGCGGGCAAGACCATGCGTGATATGCCCGTCATGCACGTATTCATCGTCATCCCGGTGCCGGAGCGGGCGCAGATGGTGCCGCGCACCCACGACACGCTGGCGGCGCTGGGGCAGCACGATGGCATGACAGGGCAAAATACCATGATCGACGACTACAACAAGCGACCGAAAACCCGGCGTGTCAGGGCAGGGTTCGGCATTTCCACCGAGGCGGAAGTCAAGTTGCCCGACGTGGTGCGGCATTCCAACGGCATCAACAAACCCGGCGTGATGACGCTTGAAAGCGAATTCGGGCTGAAGGTGTCGGTGGCCATGCTCAATGTCAGCGCGTTCGATAACGACCGCTGGCGCTACCGTGAAATCTACATCCATTCCAAACTGATGCTGGTCGACGACGTGTTCATGACCTTGGGCAGCGCCAACCTGAATCAGCGCAGCATGGCCGTCGACAGCGAAATCAATATCGCCACCGTCGATCATCGCGTGGCTCGGGACTTGCGCAAGCGGGTGTGGCGCATGCTTAGCGGCGGACTGGTCGATGGCGGGGGTGGGACGAAGGGGGAGATTGTGGATGCCTTTGAAAAGTGGGGAAACTTAATGAAAGCCAATCGAACGAAAAAGCTGGCAAAACAAGGCGGAGAAAAATTAAAAAAAATGATTGGTTTTTTGTTGCCATTAGAAGATAGCCGAAGTTCTACTATACGTCTGGGGTGA